From Acidianus brierleyi:
GATCCAACTAGTGATTTGAGTAGTAGTTTTGGTTCCTCAGTAGGAGATAAAACCACTGTTACACAACCAGAAAATCCATTTTCGTCATCATAAGTCCAACGTTAAATATTTTTTTCCATTTTTTACGTTTTATCTTTTATGAGCATAACAAAAAGGATTTCTAATTGGTTTAACGAAAGGTTAGGTTTAGATGATTTACCGTTCTTTAGAACACCAGACTATATGTATCATGCAGATGAATGGTTAGGAGCCTTAGTAGCTGCAGCTTTTATGTATACTGTAATTTCTGGATTAATATTACTACTCTACTATAATCCAGATGAAGGATATGATTCTACTCAGTTTATAATTAATTCTGTACCATATGGCTCGGTATTTCTTTATAGCCATCTATACGGAGCTTATGCAATGATAATTCTGGCATACATCCACATGTTTAGAAATTATTTTGTTGGAGCATATAAAAAACCTAGAGAACTTTTATGGATACTCGGTGTATTAATGTTAGTATTAACTTTAGGAGCATCGTTCTTAGGTTATAGTTTAATTGGGGATGCATTAGCAACTAGTGCAGTAGATGTAGGAGCAGGCATAATATCTTCTATACCTCAATTATCTTTCCTACTCCCTATATTGTTCGGAAATTATGATAGCGGGCAATATGGTAGAGTACTAGCATGGCACATAATATTAGTGGCATTAATAGGGTTACTTTTTGTATTTCATTTCTTTATGGCAGAACACTACGGAATGATGCCATCAAGAAAAGTTAAAGCAAAAGCTCCTGCGGTATATACAAAAGAAGAATGGTCTAAGTTTAATCCATGGTGGCCAAGAAATTTTGTCTATATGATATCATTAGTTTTCTTGACATGGGGCTTTATTCTAGCAATACCCAACGCATTAGCATATCTTAACGGATTACCACAACAATTAAATCCATTTTTGAATCCTAAACCTGCACCTCCACCTAATAGTCCATTAGCAGCGCACATAACTACATATCCTCCATGGTTCTTCCTATTTGTATATAAAATAGCCGACTTTACTAGCGACGTAATAATATTCCTTCTAATAGGAGTAATAATTCCTTTAGTATATCTATTACTAGTACCATTTTTAGATAAATCTGAATATCTCCATCCAATGAGTAGAAAAATATTCGTTGGCTTTGGAATACTGATGATAACATATCTAATACAGACGTCAATATGGGGTGATCTAGCGCCAGGTATACCAGTTAGTATTACCGAACAAATAACTGTTTACTTACCGCCTGCAATAATAGTAGCCTTAGGTTTAGCTATCATAAGGGTGAAACCTAGCGGCGGAGGAATAACTAAAGCTCAGTTTAGTCCAATTTCGGCAATAGTGTTTACAGTAATAGCTTTACTAATGGCAGGTGCTTTTGTAGGATTTATGGATTATCCGTCAATAACTACTTTAGGAATCTTAATACCATTAGCTCTTGTTTTCTTAATAGGAGCTAGATCCTTAACTCCTAGAATATTCAAGGCAGATCAGACAATACCTACTACAACGTCTACTGTATCTGAAACCAATTTAGAAAGGAAAAAGAAAATTGCACAAGGAATAATGATATTACTATTAATCGTCTCAGTAATTTTAACTGCGACTATATGGACAATACCGCCTACTGGATATCAATCTAACATGTTTGGAGTAGATCTTGGACTTATCTTTATAATGTTAGGCGAAGCCATATCATTATATCACTACATTATATACAAGAAGCCTAATGAGTCCTACGAATAACGTTTTTTAAATCGATAACTATTTTTTATTTATGATAAATGTAGGTCTTTATTATAAGGTAAAGGAAGGTCATGAAAAAGAATTTGAAAATAAATTTAATGAAGTAGTGAATTTTTTGAAAAATAATTATCCTGGATTAAAACAAGCTAAGCTATATAAAAGTGTTGAAGAACCTAGAGAATATTTAATTTATACAGAATGGGACTCACTAGAGACTTTCAGAAAGTTTATTTCCAGTTATGAGTATAAAGGAACTGTAGATTATGGAAAAAGTATAATTGAAGGAAGACCATATCATAAGGTTTTCCAAGAGATAAATTCATAGTTTTTTAACTAGATTTTAAAAACGATATTGTTCTAGTTAATTCATGGACGTAACGATAGGAATTCCAACTATAGGAAGAAAATCTCTAGATTCATTATTATGGAAATTAAAAAAATATAAGGACGTTGAGATATTATTAGTATATAAAGGAGATTTAAAAACTAAAGATTACAATAGGGCAATAGAACAAAAAGAAGGATATTATGAAGAAGCAATAAATATAATTTTGAAAGAAAGTCATTCTTCTCTTTTACTTATTACTGACGACGATGCTATACCTTCAGAATCATGGATAGAAGATCATGCTCTCTTTCATGAAAAGAATGAAAAAATAGGAGTAGCTTCTGGAATAATTAAAGGAAAAAAATGGAAAAATTATCCAAATGCTCTCTTTCAACGATATAAAGACACAATTTATATGGAAGAATATGATTATAGATTTAAGGATTATATAGGGTTCTTAACTAAAACAGGATTATCAGTAGATAGAAGAGAACATAAGGAAGATATTGAAAAAACGTTAGCTATAGCTGGAGTAAACATGAGCATAAAGAAAGAGGTATATAGTAATTTGCAGATACCAGAGTATAGTCTTAGAGGAAGTTATAACGAAACGATAATAGCATTGGCTGGGATAAAAAAAGGATTTGATTCTGCTATTTTTAATTCAGGAGAAGTTACTCACCTAGGGGAAGAATCGCTATCAAGAACAAAAAATGATAAACTAGAAAGATATTTCGCTATAGAAAAATACTCATTTCCCTATGCTGTTAATCTTGAATTAAATCTAAACGTACTCCTATTGAAGGAATTTTCATTCCTCATCAACGGAGAAGCAAAAGTAGGTATAGATTTAGCTATAAGGGGAATTTCAGAAAAAATGTCTCCTCATAGATTTAGAGAAGAACTAAAAACAATATATTCTAAAATTATTTCTGAATTATAGAAGCTATAGATCCAGAAAATATTCCATTAATTATATTGAATGCTATAACTAATCCTATGAATGTCTGAATATATGGAGTCTTGATTGCATATGGAAGCATTGAGAAGAACAGGTAACTTATACTAGTTATTAATGATAAATATCTTATGCTTAACAATTGAATTCCAGCAATTTTAGTCCTTACCGGAAATGCAAATGCTATTAATGCTAATAAAATAAGTAACTGAACTATAGCTGTACCTAATGATGTAGAAAACAATAGAAAGGGAGAAATACCTAATGCATATGGTGGATAAAAGAATTTTACAATAGCCGATATTATAAAAGTTATAAAAGTTAAAATAAAGGAATATCCGATAGAAGCCGCAATGTTCCATCCTAAAGTTCTAGAATTCATTATCCTCCTCCTTGACCACTTTGTCCTTCATCTTTCTTTCCCATACTTAATCTTACCAGGCCATCTGGCAAATTAACTAAAGTAGAAAGCTGAGGATAATAAGGAACTCCTATAGCCATATTTACACTAGAAGGATCATTCTTTTCTGCTAGTACTCTAGCTAAACCAAGTCTTACTGCATCTCCTACTTGTATTCCTAGATCTCTTAACTGTATTATTCTTCGTAATTCTGGGTCTTGGGGTATTAATCTAGTGACTCTAACAGATATTAGCTCAACTCCTAACTCCCCTAGAAATGATTTTAAGGCAGCAGTTACTGCAGTAGAAATATCCATAAACTTCTTATATACATCTGTTAGTTTTACTTGATTCAAGACAGAACTTACTTCTTGGTCTATTACTGGAGCTATATATGTCGCTAAATCTGAATCTTTGAAGAATGCAGCTGAAAATTGTACATTTATAACTAAATTAGGAGGATTTTGTACCCTGAAATATACTGCCACTTCATATTCTAAAGGAACTAGATCATCAGTTTGACTTAATCCTACCACTCTAACTTCGTGTCTAGTAGTTGATACAAAATAAGCTACAGTATCGTATGGTAAAGCGTTATACCTAAATTTTGAAAGGAACCCAGAAAGTACGTTTGCTGGACTCTGAATATTGTGTGTACCAGGTGGTAAAACGCCTGCAACTTGACCTTGAATTATAACTACGCATTGTTCTTGAGGTTGAACTATAAATAAAGATTTTGAAGTTATATTTTCTCTAGGGAACCTAAATATCAGCACGTCGGGTGCCATTACTGAAGTTCCGTCTTCTCTTTCTGTTGAAATTACTTGCCCTCTTAAGGAAACTGACACTATCTCACCTCATCTCCATTGGATAAAATAATGTAGTCCTTTCTTTTATTATAGAATTTAGCTTATCTAACAAAGGGTTTATTTGCTCTACGTTTCCGTTACTTGCTAATGAATATATTTGATCAGCTATACTAATCATTTGAAGATCATGATTTACTATGCTATCTAATTCTTCAGAATTAATTTTATATCTAGCATAAATATCACTACCTCCTCCTTGCATGCCTATTAGTTCAGATATCATTGTCCTTATCTTTGATAATGTAAATTCTAGACTCTTAAGAACTGGGGAAAAAGGAGAAGTCGATGCTATATTTGATTCTAGCTCATTAATTTTTGAGATTGTAAACTCCAATTTGTCAGCCACTGCTTTTCTAATTAGGAAATCGTCTTGACGAATAAGATCTTTAACTTTGTACCCCCTATAGCCTGGAACAAGGAGTTGTAATTGTTCCAGAGGAGTTAATTGACTTGTCATATTATACTATAATGGTACAATAATTTAAAGATATCTATAATCTTAATGTGTTATTTTCTAAAATTATAAAATAATATATTATAGAGTATATTACAAAAGACTTATAGATGCTATTGCTAACAATGAAGTTATTATTAAATCAGTGCCTAAAGCATATGATAGACCTATAGGAATTAAAGAAACTAGTAATGGACCAAATCCACCACCAATTAGTCTCCCTATCAATAATGTAAAATTAGCTCCTGTTGCTCTTAGTTTTCCTGGGTATAGTTCACTCATCCATACGCCAAAAAATGCAAAAAAGGCAGAAGATGCGTAAACTAGGAAAACAGAAAACTCAATATAATCAGTATTTATTAGTAATATAAAAATTATGGATGAAATAAAGGCTAAAATTGCGAAATAAAGAGATGCTCTTTTTCTGCCTTTAATATCAGATAGATATCCTGCTATGCCATAAACTATCGCAGAAATTAAATCCGCAATAGCAATTACTATGTCATATGTAGGGACTCTAAGATTTTGAAGTATAGATGGCATGAGACTGAATGCTGGAATTAGATATAGAAAAGACGCAAGCGATAATATTGAGCCTATAATAGTTAGCCTTCTTAAATCCTTAGAGAAAATTTCTGAAATCTTCATTTGTACTCTGCCTTTCCATTTTTCCTCTGGTATCCATATCCAAAATAAGAAAGAAAGTAACGAAATTAAACCAGCAATAAGAAATAAATACCTCCAACCAAATGAAGGAACTATCAAAAACGCTGTAATAGCACCTATCAATGATCCTATTGAATATAACCCTTGCATTAAACCTCCTGCAAATCCTCTTAGATTAGTAAACTGTAATTCAGCTATTACAGCATAACTTATTCCGTTTTCTCCGTTTACACCTACACCTACTAAAAACCATATAATATATAGTTCATATATATTATTTATTATAAAAACTAATATTGTAAATATCGAATACAAAAAAATGGATATGAATAAACTCTTTTTTCTTCCGAATTTATCGGCTAAAATTCCAAAAATAAATCCTCCTAATGCTCCACCTATCCACGATAATGTAACAGCAACAATTACTGCTGAAAGACTAACTAAGAATGCTTTCGCTATATCTATAAGTACAAATGTTATTGAATACATGCAATATGCAGAAAGTAAGAAGATTATTAGAACGCTGATTAGACTCAAAGCGTTTCTAAAATTCATGACGAAAATTTAGGAACCGAACTATTAAAAAATTTTTTATAAACTATTCTTTTCTTAGGGAATTTTTCTTAACTTTCATATAACCTAAAAATAATGTTATAATAGTAAAAGAAAGCGTAGCTAAAAAGGAATAGAAGAAAATATTCAGTAATACTGATACTCTTGAGAATATAGATATTAGACCTATAGATAAAGAACCTATAGATAAATATAATATAATGGAAGACGCATAAGGCACGAAATAAGTATACTTCTTACCTCCACTTGCAAGAAAATAAAATAGTGAAATAAAACTACCAATTATTATTGAGTTAAATATGGAATTTGTTACAAAGTAAATAAGAAAAGGTAATACTAATAATATAATAGGAAATACTTTATTCATGAATTTATTACGTGCATGCTATTAAATAAATCTATTGAAACCATTCTTTATGTAGTAAAAAGTCCTTATAAGTTCTGCATGGCTCCAAACCAATGGAGATACAGAAGGATAATTACCAGTTGGAGATATTTGCTCTGGAATTATTCCAGTAGAAAGAGAGTTAGTTAAAACCCAATTGAGATATTTTATAGCATTCTCCATATTTCCCTCAAATACGTAGTGTTGAGCTAGCCATAAAGTTGTTATAAACCATGCATTTGGCTTATTATCTTCTTTCAAATACCAGTCATTTTCGTATCTAGCTATACCTCCGTTTACTAGTAATTTTTCTTCTACTGTTTTTCTATTAAT
This genomic window contains:
- the soxC gene encoding proton pump complex cytochrome B SoxC, which gives rise to MSITKRISNWFNERLGLDDLPFFRTPDYMYHADEWLGALVAAAFMYTVISGLILLLYYNPDEGYDSTQFIINSVPYGSVFLYSHLYGAYAMIILAYIHMFRNYFVGAYKKPRELLWILGVLMLVLTLGASFLGYSLIGDALATSAVDVGAGIISSIPQLSFLLPILFGNYDSGQYGRVLAWHIILVALIGLLFVFHFFMAEHYGMMPSRKVKAKAPAVYTKEEWSKFNPWWPRNFVYMISLVFLTWGFILAIPNALAYLNGLPQQLNPFLNPKPAPPPNSPLAAHITTYPPWFFLFVYKIADFTSDVIIFLLIGVIIPLVYLLLVPFLDKSEYLHPMSRKIFVGFGILMITYLIQTSIWGDLAPGIPVSITEQITVYLPPAIIVALGLAIIRVKPSGGGITKAQFSPISAIVFTVIALLMAGAFVGFMDYPSITTLGILIPLALVFLIGARSLTPRIFKADQTIPTTTSTVSETNLERKKKIAQGIMILLLIVSVILTATIWTIPPTGYQSNMFGVDLGLIFIMLGEAISLYHYIIYKKPNESYE
- a CDS encoding antibiotic biosynthesis monooxygenase family protein, whose amino-acid sequence is MINVGLYYKVKEGHEKEFENKFNEVVNFLKNNYPGLKQAKLYKSVEEPREYLIYTEWDSLETFRKFISSYEYKGTVDYGKSIIEGRPYHKVFQEINS
- a CDS encoding glycosyltransferase family A protein encodes the protein MDVTIGIPTIGRKSLDSLLWKLKKYKDVEILLVYKGDLKTKDYNRAIEQKEGYYEEAINIILKESHSSLLLITDDDAIPSESWIEDHALFHEKNEKIGVASGIIKGKKWKNYPNALFQRYKDTIYMEEYDYRFKDYIGFLTKTGLSVDRREHKEDIEKTLAIAGVNMSIKKEVYSNLQIPEYSLRGSYNETIIALAGIKKGFDSAIFNSGEVTHLGEESLSRTKNDKLERYFAIEKYSFPYAVNLELNLNVLLLKEFSFLINGEAKVGIDLAIRGISEKMSPHRFREELKTIYSKIISEL
- a CDS encoding SPFH domain-containing protein; the encoded protein is MSVSLRGQVISTEREDGTSVMAPDVLIFRFPRENITSKSLFIVQPQEQCVVIIQGQVAGVLPPGTHNIQSPANVLSGFLSKFRYNALPYDTVAYFVSTTRHEVRVVGLSQTDDLVPLEYEVAVYFRVQNPPNLVINVQFSAAFFKDSDLATYIAPVIDQEVSSVLNQVKLTDVYKKFMDISTAVTAALKSFLGELGVELISVRVTRLIPQDPELRRIIQLRDLGIQVGDAVRLGLARVLAEKNDPSSVNMAIGVPYYPQLSTLVNLPDGLVRLSMGKKDEGQSGQGGG
- a CDS encoding MFS transporter, translated to MNFRNALSLISVLIIFLLSAYCMYSITFVLIDIAKAFLVSLSAVIVAVTLSWIGGALGGFIFGILADKFGRKKSLFISIFLYSIFTILVFIINNIYELYIIWFLVGVGVNGENGISYAVIAELQFTNLRGFAGGLMQGLYSIGSLIGAITAFLIVPSFGWRYLFLIAGLISLLSFLFWIWIPEEKWKGRVQMKISEIFSKDLRRLTIIGSILSLASFLYLIPAFSLMPSILQNLRVPTYDIVIAIADLISAIVYGIAGYLSDIKGRKRASLYFAILAFISSIIFILLINTDYIEFSVFLVYASSAFFAFFGVWMSELYPGKLRATGANFTLLIGRLIGGGFGPLLVSLIPIGLSYALGTDLIITSLLAIASISLL